A genomic region of Melanotaenia boesemani isolate fMelBoe1 chromosome 21, fMelBoe1.pri, whole genome shotgun sequence contains the following coding sequences:
- the LOC121632894 gene encoding rac GTPase-activating protein 1-like isoform X2: MEESRVLMEDILSLYQQRINMEESNMRTELEMMKVVQNLEEVRNKWLQTKLELKKFKELLVKSDVAKAALEVKLKHTRNQLDVEMKRRLKVEADYHYLDLDTAMIKPLRSRARERRRSSMDPAAGSLLGKRSRGGNVSAELLERKTVEQEVETVVKAVVTTPDTFSQIHTVLGITQEHLDKPAHNITQEDAISGGGPRGTPAGDQTSIWFPCDNMVVEPQPKAPPLDGNVYSSSIQKILKHVFLSKTVIRPETCAPCGKRIRFGKVVVKCRNCRLVAHLDCKQRLTNGCSPSSAMA; encoded by the exons ATGGAGGAGTCCCGAGTCCTCATGGAGGACATCCTGTCTCTGTACCAGCAGAGGATCAACATGGAGGAAAGCAACATGAGGACTGAGCTGG AGATGATGAAGGTGGTGCAGAACCTGGAGGAGGTGAGGAATAAGTGGCTGCAGACCAAGCTGGAGCTGAAGAAGTTCAAGGAGCTGCTGGTAAAGTCGGACGTGGCCAAAGCTGCTCTGGAGGTCAAACTGAAGCACACTCGCAACCAGCTGGACGTGGAAATGAAGAGACGACTCAAGGTGGAGGCCGACTACCACTACCTG GATTTGGACACGGCTATGATCAAGCCGTTGAGGTCTCGAGCCAGAGAGAGGAGG CGGTCTTCAATGGACCCAGCTGCCGGGAGTCTGCTTGGGAAGCGAAGCAGAGGTGGGAACGTGtctgcagagctgctggagagaaaaactgtagagcag GAAGTGGAGACCGTTGTTAAGGCTGTTGTGACAACACCAGATACCTTCAGTCAGATCCACACAGTGCTGGGAATAACCCAGGAGCATCTGGACAAGCCAGCTCACAACATCACCCAGGAAGATGCTATTTCAGGGGGAGGTCCAAGAGGAACACCAGCAGGAG ACCAGACCTCCATCTGGTTTCCCTGTGACAACATGGTGGTGGAACCACAACCTAAAGCCCCACCACTGGATGGCAATGTTTACAGCAGCAGTATTCAGAAAATCCTCAAACACGTCTTTCTTTCTAAAACG GTGATCCGGCCGGAGACGTGCGCACCGTGTGGGAAGAGGATCCGCTTCGGGAAGGTGGTGGTGAAGTGCAGAAACTGTCGCTTAGTCGCTCATCTGGACTGCAAACAGAGGCTGACAAACGGCTGCTCGCCCTCCAGTGCAATGGCATGA
- the LOC121632894 gene encoding rac GTPase-activating protein 1-like isoform X1, translating into MEESRVLMEDILSLYQQRINMEESNMRTELEMMKVVQNLEEVRNKWLQTKLELKKFKELLVKSDVAKAALEVKLKHTRNQLDVEMKRRLKVEADYHYLQRQMHLMCDILVHDSKSSACLNDEQKSILAIFDHKGTNVTLQRSSKRLTVIDESSFLSHSDISYDRTDDEVDLDTAMIKPLRSRARERRRSSMDPAAGSLLGKRSRGGNVSAELLERKTVEQEVETVVKAVVTTPDTFSQIHTVLGITQEHLDKPAHNITQEDAISGGGPRGTPAGDQTSIWFPCDNMVVEPQPKAPPLDGNVYSSSIQKILKHVFLSKTVIRPETCAPCGKRIRFGKVVVKCRNCRLVAHLDCKQRLTNGCSPSSAMA; encoded by the exons ATGGAGGAGTCCCGAGTCCTCATGGAGGACATCCTGTCTCTGTACCAGCAGAGGATCAACATGGAGGAAAGCAACATGAGGACTGAGCTGG AGATGATGAAGGTGGTGCAGAACCTGGAGGAGGTGAGGAATAAGTGGCTGCAGACCAAGCTGGAGCTGAAGAAGTTCAAGGAGCTGCTGGTAAAGTCGGACGTGGCCAAAGCTGCTCTGGAGGTCAAACTGAAGCACACTCGCAACCAGCTGGACGTGGAAATGAAGAGACGACTCAAGGTGGAGGCCGACTACCACTACCTG CAGAGGCAGATGCATCTGATGTGCGACATCCTGGTCCACGACAGTAAATCCAGCGCCTGCCTGAACGATGAGCAGAAATCTATTTTAGCCATATTTGATCACAAAGGAACAAACGTGACGCTGCAGAGAAGCAGCAAAAG GCTGACTGTCATTGACGAATCGTCCTTTCTGTCTCACTCGGACATCAGCTACGACCGCACAGATGATGAAGTG GATTTGGACACGGCTATGATCAAGCCGTTGAGGTCTCGAGCCAGAGAGAGGAGG CGGTCTTCAATGGACCCAGCTGCCGGGAGTCTGCTTGGGAAGCGAAGCAGAGGTGGGAACGTGtctgcagagctgctggagagaaaaactgtagagcag GAAGTGGAGACCGTTGTTAAGGCTGTTGTGACAACACCAGATACCTTCAGTCAGATCCACACAGTGCTGGGAATAACCCAGGAGCATCTGGACAAGCCAGCTCACAACATCACCCAGGAAGATGCTATTTCAGGGGGAGGTCCAAGAGGAACACCAGCAGGAG ACCAGACCTCCATCTGGTTTCCCTGTGACAACATGGTGGTGGAACCACAACCTAAAGCCCCACCACTGGATGGCAATGTTTACAGCAGCAGTATTCAGAAAATCCTCAAACACGTCTTTCTTTCTAAAACG GTGATCCGGCCGGAGACGTGCGCACCGTGTGGGAAGAGGATCCGCTTCGGGAAGGTGGTGGTGAAGTGCAGAAACTGTCGCTTAGTCGCTCATCTGGACTGCAAACAGAGGCTGACAAACGGCTGCTCGCCCTCCAGTGCAATGGCATGA